A single region of the Vicia villosa cultivar HV-30 ecotype Madison, WI linkage group LG4, Vvil1.0, whole genome shotgun sequence genome encodes:
- the LOC131598601 gene encoding uncharacterized protein LOC131598601: protein MSEPPPVPVPEPPLNLSLATPFPINGEHKNTEKPNNNDSMNIQISNVEGTKRAISYKGMVTGDLDETMQDDEDIEERGEDGHSQFDLEGMKVEECMEGEYECPRFVLSAWEEKRIHRPWRRGVIVKLLGRRIGYKALETRLKQMCVRKGIINIIDLSNDYYLVAFTYEEDKNAALVDGPWFIYDHYLTVKDWSPDFHPERDSIENVAVWIRISGLQIEYYDPKVLSFIGDRVGKSVKVDKNTLKQERGKYARICVEVNLTKPLLAMFTIKGRRYKIEYEGLHLLCLKCGKFGHYKEGCPTQTTVIAPQAYDSGRFETIPTSKEQSIVVQGKVTTPKKTADYDEGPWQVVQKPKRGRKPPENKKGNQDPQFNAGNEKKGSRFSLLMTGIGESSGVDKFPEKSMEVEKETMGSVMSTLEVLNSKGKAILEPINVVNTDGDMHGNKKASVQAIGPWEWNNADKTNEALISSLNELAVKDKGPTLNEGAIKKVGEVMQDVLVPTTGSSGVKSNNGKKGREKNRARAEEQLINRRSK, encoded by the coding sequence ATGTCAGAACCACCACCGGTGCCGGTACCGGAACCACCACTGAATCTGTCCCTTGCTACTCCTTTTCCGATTAATGGAGAACACAAGAATACTGAGAAACCAAATAATAATGATAGTATGAACATTCAAATATCAAACGTTGAAGGCACCAAACGTGCTATCTCTTACAAGGGCATGGTCACGGGAGATCTAGATGAGACCATGCAGGACGATGAAGACATTGAAGAACGGGGAGAGGATGGTCATTCTCAGTTTGATCTTGAAGGAATGAAGGTGGAAGAATGTATGGAGGGAGAGTACGAATGTCCCAGATTTGTCCTTTCTGCATGGGAGGAAAAAAGAATTCATCGACCATGGCGGCGAGGTGTGATAGTTAAACTATTGGGGAGAAGAATTGGATACAAGGCTCTAGAGACAAGGCTAAAGCAGATGTGTGTGCGTAAAGGTATCATCAATATCATTGACTTGAGCAATGATTATTATCTGGTTGCTTTTACATATGAAGAAGACAAGAATGCTGCTCTTGTAGATGGCCCTTGGTTCATCTATGATCATTATTTAACTGTAAAGGATTGGAGTCCAGACTTTCACCCGGAACGTGACTCTATTGAGAATGTCGCAGTCTGGATTAGAATATCAGGACTCCAAATCGAGTACTACGATCCTAAGGTGTTAAGCTTCATTGGAGATCGTGTGGGGAAATCAGTGAAAGTTGATAAGAACACCTTGAAACAAGAGCGGGGGAAATACGCGCGTATTTGTGTGGAAGTCAACCTTACAAAACCACTACTTGCAATGTTTACTATCAAAGGAAGGAGGTACAAAATAGAGTACGAAGGGCTGCATTTACTATGCTTGAAATGTGGGAAATTCGGGCATTACAAAGAAGGTTGTCCAACGCAAACTACAGTCATTGCACCCCAAGCGTATGATTCTGGTAGATTCGAGACTATCCCTACTTCAAAAGAGCAAAGTATTGTGGTGCAGGGGAAGGTCACAACACCAAAAAAGACTGCTGATTACGACGAAGGGCCATGGCAGGTGGTGCAGAAGCCAAAGAGAGGGAGAAAGCCACCGGAAAACAAAAAAGGAAATCAAGATCCTCAATTCAATGCTGGCAACGAAAAAAAGGGATCCAGATTTTCTTTATTAATGACAGGGATAGGAGAGTCAAGTGGAGTTGATAAATTCCCGGAGAAAAGCATGGAGGTGGAAAAGGAAACAATGGGAAGTGTTATGAGTACGTTGGAAGTTTTAAACAGTAAAGGAAAAGCAATATTAGAACCAATTAATGTGGTTAATACAGATGGCGATATGCATGGGAATAAAAAGGCAAGCGTTCAGGCTATTGGTCCATGGGAATGGAATAATGCAGACAAGACAAATGAAGCACTTATTTCCTCTTTAAATGAGTTGGCAGTCAAGGATAAGGGACCCACTCTAAACGAAGGGGCGATAAAGAAGGTTGGCGAAGTAATGCAAGACGTGCTCGTCCCAACAACTGGAAGCTCAGGAGTAAAAAGCAATAATGGCAAAAAAGGTAGAGAGAAAAATCGGGCACGTGCTGAAGAACAATTGATCAATCGAAGGTCTAAATAG